The proteins below are encoded in one region of Flavobacterium nackdongense:
- a CDS encoding CYTH domain-containing protein, producing MIEIERKFLVTSEAFKEEAFTQNRIAQGYLSSNPERTVRVRIKGDKGFLTIKGVSNASGLSRFEWEKEIAMDEALALLQLCEEGSIDKTRFEVKVGNHIFEIDEFYDGNEGLIMAEIELKSETENFEKPVWLGAEVTNDHRYYNSYLSKNPYKNWK from the coding sequence ATGATAGAAATAGAAAGAAAATTTTTGGTGACTTCCGAGGCTTTCAAAGAGGAAGCTTTTACCCAAAATCGAATTGCGCAGGGCTATTTGAGCTCTAATCCTGAAAGAACGGTTCGTGTGCGAATAAAAGGAGATAAGGGCTTCTTGACCATAAAAGGCGTCTCGAATGCGTCAGGGTTGTCGAGATTCGAATGGGAAAAAGAAATTGCTATGGATGAGGCTCTAGCTTTATTGCAATTATGCGAAGAGGGCAGCATTGACAAAACCCGATTTGAAGTCAAAGTGGGGAATCACATTTTTGAAATCGATGAGTTTTATGACGGAAATGAAGGATTGATTATGGCGGAAATTGAATTAAAATCAGAAACCGAAAACTTTGAAAAACCGGTCTGGCTCGGAGCTGAGGTGACCAATGACCATCGCTATTATAATTCCTATTTAAGTAAAAATCCTTATAAAAATTGGAAATAA
- a CDS encoding septal ring lytic transglycosylase RlpA family protein encodes MNSKRQKYQKNPFFSLVSCSFFVFISLAFFVVAHGQSLNKVKSKTTKTKDSVAKTKVVAAKSEKTITAVDTVKKINPIFDQPEVGIDSLFLGTGKFKLYKKNAHASYYHDKFHSKKTASGKKYDKNKYSAAHKKLPFGTIVKVTNEANGKSVLVEVTDRGPFVRSREIDLSRKAFMEIASNKSSGNMKVTLEVRQK; translated from the coding sequence ATGAATTCAAAACGTCAGAAATACCAAAAAAATCCTTTTTTCAGTTTAGTAAGCTGCAGTTTTTTTGTTTTTATTTCCCTTGCTTTTTTTGTGGTAGCCCATGGTCAATCTCTAAATAAAGTCAAAAGTAAGACAACAAAAACTAAAGATTCCGTAGCCAAAACAAAGGTTGTGGCTGCAAAAAGTGAAAAAACAATTACCGCCGTTGATACAGTGAAAAAAATCAACCCTATATTCGATCAGCCGGAGGTGGGTATCGATAGTTTGTTTTTAGGAACAGGAAAATTTAAATTGTATAAAAAAAATGCCCACGCGTCCTATTATCACGATAAATTTCATAGTAAAAAGACCGCTAGCGGAAAAAAATACGACAAAAACAAATATTCTGCTGCACATAAAAAATTGCCTTTCGGGACCATCGTAAAAGTCACCAATGAAGCCAACGGAAAATCAGTACTTGTCGAAGTAACCGACAGAGGGCCATTTGTTCGATCCAGAGAAATAGATCTTTCCAGAAAAGCATTTATGGAAATTGCGAGCAATAAATCCTCCGGAAATATGAAAGTAACATTGGAGGTGCGTCAAAAATAG
- the dinB gene encoding DNA polymerase IV translates to MSEIVPNRKIIHIDMDAFFASVEQMDNPALRGKPIAVGGSENRGVVAAASYEARKFGVRSAISGVLAKKNCPDLIFVRPRFDRYKEISNKIRKIFFEYTDLVEPLSLDEAYLDVTINKKGNPSATLLAQEIRFRILNEVGLTASAGISINKFVAKIASDYNKPNGQKTVNPDEVIPFLEVLPIRKFYGVGKVTTEKMYQLGIFTGLELKSKSLEFLEKHFGKSGSFYYNVVRGIHNSAVKSDRITKSVAAEHTFHVNLSSEIFMLERLENIAQSLEKRLKKHHIAGKTVTLKIKYSDFTQQTRSKTLPYFISDKGLILETVKELLFQERMKDSVRLLGISLSNLNTEEKKAVVVQLKFAF, encoded by the coding sequence ATGTCCGAAATAGTTCCAAATAGAAAAATCATACACATCGACATGGATGCTTTTTTTGCTTCGGTGGAGCAAATGGATAATCCTGCCTTGCGCGGAAAACCTATCGCTGTTGGCGGTTCCGAAAACCGAGGCGTTGTTGCCGCCGCGAGTTATGAAGCGAGAAAATTTGGTGTTCGAAGTGCCATCAGTGGTGTTTTGGCCAAGAAAAATTGCCCAGATTTAATTTTTGTTCGACCGCGATTCGACCGATACAAAGAAATATCAAACAAAATCCGAAAAATATTCTTCGAATACACCGATTTAGTCGAACCTCTTTCGCTGGACGAAGCTTACCTCGATGTGACCATAAACAAAAAAGGAAATCCGAGTGCGACTTTGTTGGCACAGGAAATTCGGTTTCGCATTCTTAATGAAGTTGGATTGACGGCATCGGCAGGGATTTCTATCAATAAATTTGTGGCCAAAATTGCTAGCGATTACAACAAACCCAATGGTCAAAAAACCGTCAATCCTGATGAGGTGATCCCTTTTTTGGAAGTGCTGCCCATCCGAAAATTTTACGGTGTAGGGAAGGTCACTACCGAAAAAATGTATCAATTGGGGATTTTTACAGGATTGGAACTCAAAAGCAAATCCTTAGAATTTCTGGAAAAACATTTCGGAAAATCGGGAAGTTTCTATTATAATGTAGTGCGAGGAATTCACAATAGTGCCGTAAAATCAGATCGAATTACAAAATCGGTCGCAGCCGAACACACTTTTCATGTGAATCTTTCGTCCGAAATTTTTATGCTGGAGCGATTGGAAAACATTGCCCAATCATTAGAAAAAAGACTCAAAAAACATCACATTGCTGGTAAAACGGTTACTTTAAAAATTAAGTACAGCGATTTCACCCAACAAACTCGAAGCAAAACCTTGCCTTATTTTATTTCTGACAAAGGATTGATTCTCGAAACGGTAAAAGAATTATTGTTTCAGGAGCGAATGAAAGACTCCGTTAGATTACTTGGTATTTCTTTGAGCAATCTCAACACCGAAGAAAAAAAGGCGGTTGTAGTGCAATTGAAATTTGCTTTTTGA
- a CDS encoding fasciclin domain-containing protein, protein MKIKNQILYLVAILSVTFLTFSCSETSEDVARLPSIVDIAKSDPNFSILVEAVVKTGLATTLSNPGSYTVFAPTNDAFNKAGIKSGDITAMTDATAIANLRVVVLNHVLGIGTRSSDLLAGGYFKTFGFYRSTPTSTSGANISMYISKPAADVLVNGGVSNGGAKVTKADIDASNGIVHVIDGVLAIPTIVQHAVANPSLSSLVGVVTSPAQSSVLATLTAATGAAPVTVYAPTNAAFTKALGTGGYLVGKTDADITKILNYHLEKFNRVTSSATAFSTTADITVTTLFPTYTFVITRGTLKIVDKSTPAVNANATVLNIQGANGSIQIVDKVLQSL, encoded by the coding sequence ATGAAAATTAAAAATCAAATTCTATATTTAGTTGCCATTTTATCGGTAACATTCTTGACTTTTTCTTGTTCTGAAACTTCAGAAGACGTAGCTAGACTTCCTTCAATCGTAGATATTGCAAAATCAGATCCGAACTTTAGTATTTTAGTTGAGGCAGTAGTTAAAACAGGTTTAGCAACAACTTTGAGTAATCCAGGTTCTTATACTGTTTTTGCCCCTACAAATGATGCTTTTAACAAAGCTGGGATTAAAAGCGGCGATATTACAGCAATGACCGACGCAACAGCAATTGCTAATTTAAGAGTAGTAGTGCTAAATCACGTTCTTGGAATTGGAACAAGATCTTCTGACTTATTAGCAGGCGGATATTTTAAAACTTTTGGGTTTTACAGATCTACTCCAACATCAACTTCAGGAGCAAACATAAGTATGTATATTAGCAAACCTGCAGCTGATGTTTTGGTAAACGGTGGTGTTTCTAATGGTGGTGCAAAAGTAACTAAAGCAGATATTGATGCTAGTAATGGTATAGTTCACGTTATTGATGGTGTATTAGCTATACCTACGATTGTGCAACACGCGGTAGCGAATCCATCATTATCATCATTAGTTGGTGTTGTAACAAGTCCTGCTCAATCTTCAGTTTTAGCTACATTAACTGCTGCAACAGGTGCTGCGCCGGTTACTGTATATGCTCCAACAAACGCTGCTTTTACAAAAGCGCTAGGAACAGGAGGTTATTTAGTAGGTAAAACAGATGCTGATATCACTAAAATTTTAAATTATCATTTAGAAAAATTCAATAGAGTAACTTCGTCTGCGACTGCTTTTTCTACAACAGCAGATATTACAGTTACTACTTTATTCCCTACTTATACTTTCGTAATAACAAGAGGAACATTGAAAATTGTTGACAAATCAACACCTGCTGTTAATGCAAATGCTACAGTATTAAACATTCAAGGAGCAAACGGATCTATCCAAATAGTTGATAAGGTGCTGCAATCATTGTAA
- the pgi gene encoding glucose-6-phosphate isomerase gives MALHNTNPTKTVAWQKLQDHFQEMQNASMSAMFSEDNTRTSQFNIQWNDFLIDYSKNIINQETVNILLELAKESQLKAAISSYFGGDLINQTENRAVLHTALRATSTANIKVDCENVIPEVVAVKNKIKNFTNEIVNGDRKGYTGKSFTDVVNIGIGGSDLGPAMVVEALRFYKNHLNVHFVSNVDGDHVNEIIKKLNPETTLFVIVSKTFTTQETLTNSETIRAWFLKSASQEDVAKHFVAVSTNMQRVTEFGINPDNVFPMWDWVGGRFSLWSAVGLSISLAVGFDNYNALLEGANEMDEHFKSEDFDKNIPVILALLSIWYNNFFGAESEALIPYTQYLQKLAPYLQQGFMESNGKSVDRDGNPVDYQTGTIIWGEPGTNSQHAFFQLIHQGTKLIPTDFIGFVKPLYGNEDHHDKLMSNFFAQTEALLHGKSAEKVQAEFDKQGLSEEKAKFLLPFKVFSGNKPTNTILIQKLTPKSLGSLVAMYEHKIFVQGIIWNIFSYDQWGVELGKQLANSILDEINSKNVKAHDSSTEFLLHHFLKNK, from the coding sequence ATGGCATTACATAACACAAATCCAACAAAAACAGTCGCTTGGCAAAAACTTCAGGATCATTTTCAAGAAATGCAAAATGCTTCTATGTCGGCAATGTTTAGCGAAGACAACACTAGAACGTCTCAATTTAATATACAGTGGAATGATTTTTTGATTGATTATTCGAAGAATATCATCAATCAGGAAACGGTAAATATTTTGCTTGAATTGGCAAAAGAATCTCAACTGAAGGCGGCAATTTCTAGCTATTTTGGCGGAGATCTTATCAATCAAACCGAAAACCGTGCTGTTTTGCATACCGCTTTGCGTGCGACATCAACTGCCAACATTAAAGTAGATTGCGAGAATGTGATTCCCGAAGTTGTGGCAGTAAAGAACAAAATCAAGAATTTTACTAATGAAATTGTAAACGGTGATCGAAAAGGATATACAGGCAAATCGTTTACTGATGTGGTAAACATTGGAATTGGAGGCTCAGACCTTGGACCAGCAATGGTGGTCGAAGCATTGCGATTTTATAAAAATCACCTAAATGTTCATTTTGTATCGAATGTAGATGGTGATCACGTAAATGAAATCATCAAGAAATTAAATCCTGAAACTACTCTTTTTGTCATTGTTTCGAAAACCTTTACCACACAAGAAACACTGACCAATTCTGAAACCATTAGAGCTTGGTTTTTGAAATCGGCTTCGCAAGAAGATGTGGCCAAACATTTTGTGGCTGTTTCCACCAATATGCAGCGCGTAACGGAATTTGGTATCAATCCGGACAATGTTTTCCCGATGTGGGATTGGGTTGGCGGACGATTTTCGCTTTGGAGTGCCGTAGGACTTTCGATTAGTTTGGCTGTGGGTTTTGATAATTATAATGCATTGTTGGAGGGCGCTAACGAAATGGACGAGCATTTCAAAAGTGAAGATTTCGATAAAAACATTCCGGTAATTTTAGCTTTGCTAAGCATTTGGTACAATAACTTTTTTGGTGCCGAAAGTGAAGCATTGATTCCGTATACGCAATACCTACAAAAATTAGCGCCTTATTTGCAACAAGGTTTTATGGAAAGCAATGGAAAAAGTGTGGATCGCGACGGAAACCCTGTAGATTACCAAACCGGAACAATAATTTGGGGAGAACCAGGAACCAATTCGCAACACGCTTTCTTTCAGTTGATACATCAAGGAACCAAGTTGATTCCTACTGATTTTATTGGATTTGTAAAACCATTGTATGGCAACGAAGACCACCACGATAAATTGATGTCTAACTTTTTTGCACAAACCGAAGCTTTATTGCACGGAAAATCAGCCGAAAAAGTACAGGCAGAATTTGATAAACAAGGCCTTTCGGAAGAAAAAGCCAAATTTTTATTGCCATTTAAAGTTTTTAGCGGCAATAAACCCACCAATACTATTTTGATTCAAAAACTAACGCCAAAAAGCTTGGGTTCTTTGGTTGCTATGTATGAGCACAAGATTTTTGTACAGGGAATTATCTGGAATATCTTCAGCTATGATCAATGGGGAGTTGAATTGGGAAAACAATTAGCCAACTCGATTTTGGATGAAATCAATTCAAAAAATGTTAAAGCACACGACAGCTCAACGGAATTTTTACTGCATCATTTTTTGAAGAATAAATAA
- a CDS encoding TonB-dependent receptor — MKKIVFIFILFLSFMGYSQVTTSGISGTVKSVSGERIPGASVQVIHVPTGTKYNTITSATGGYAVQAIKPGGPYTVKVSFVGSITSETTEVVAPLGSITTVDAVLADETNQLKEVVVSRTNTNGVFSKNKTGASQQFSNREVNAIPTIGARSINSITKYNPNAGSGGGFGGQDSRLNNFTIDGSVFNNGFGLGSDSQAGGRTGSTAISLDAIEQLQVNIAPFDVRQTGFTGSGINAVTRSGTNEIEGSVYTSTRSNKENFVGTKAGEVRIVPAPFDEAIWGARIGLPIIKNKLFFFGNFETIENTSPATTWTSSGSPNPSAQVSNPTYDQMQTLSNFMQDKFNYSTGPWENFDSKRESIKFLGRIDWNINDNHKLNIRYVHHDSSSDVPVSNSNSLGFGNRTQRVESMAFKNSGYTLQDNTRSFVLQLDSKLSESWTNNFIAGYDKQIEDRGLQGGGLFPTIDILNGTPIATGGFTTGNATFISVGLDPFTQGNKLNYSTLHFTDNVTKTYEKHTLLFGANYERFKSENLFFPGSNGVFIFNSLNEFYNAANESLAANGTPSIATLPTRTQFRYSALEGGGDPLQVMQSDKIDLYVQDEYKVADNLKVVVGLRATSVSFKDTALENPAVTAMTFADGEKFNTGDVPDTQYLFEPRIGFNLDVSGDAKTQVRGGTGIFTGRPPFVFLSNAIGNNGVLTGFVDASGSALSSGGYGFTASPAQYFTPATPTLPSTFDLAFTDSNYKFPQVWKTTIGVDQKLPFGFIGTLEGIYSKNINEVFYYNANFADPVGTIAGPDNRPLYAGNDNGVRVNNNVSNGIVLSNSNQGYFYSTTVKLEYPYKKGLWGSIAYTHSGAYDLMSAGSIAAGSWTGARSVNGNNDLDLSISNNNTPNRVVGILGYKIEYGKQFGGATSINLGYIGEQANPFSYTYNGDLNGDRVNGNDLLFVPMKATDLRFVPITQTLGGSTLVLYSEADQQAAFEKYIEQDSYLRERRGQYVERNSNVLPMLHRLDLSVTQDFYVKIAGKKNSFQFRADILNFTNFLNRDWGISQRATNPNILSVSQAPSSANNFIPGYQMSLQTDNQGKRFLTRDTFVNNASVFDVWQAQFTLRYTFGK, encoded by the coding sequence ATGAAAAAAATTGTCTTTATTTTTATTTTATTCCTGTCGTTTATGGGGTACTCTCAAGTAACTACTTCAGGGATTTCAGGAACAGTTAAATCTGTATCTGGGGAACGAATTCCGGGGGCTTCGGTTCAGGTTATTCACGTACCTACTGGAACGAAGTATAATACAATAACCAGTGCCACAGGAGGGTATGCGGTTCAAGCAATTAAACCCGGGGGACCATATACGGTTAAGGTTTCTTTTGTTGGTTCAATTACAAGTGAAACTACAGAAGTTGTCGCGCCCTTGGGTAGTATTACTACTGTAGATGCGGTTCTAGCAGACGAAACAAATCAGCTGAAAGAAGTGGTTGTTTCTAGAACAAACACGAACGGAGTTTTTTCTAAAAACAAAACGGGAGCTTCGCAACAATTCTCCAATAGAGAAGTAAATGCGATACCAACTATTGGCGCTCGTTCCATCAACTCTATTACCAAATACAATCCAAATGCTGGAAGTGGTGGTGGTTTTGGGGGTCAAGATTCAAGGTTGAATAACTTTACTATTGACGGTTCTGTTTTTAACAATGGGTTTGGTCTTGGTAGCGATTCTCAAGCAGGAGGTAGAACAGGTTCTACCGCCATCTCGTTGGATGCTATTGAGCAATTACAAGTAAACATTGCTCCTTTTGATGTACGTCAAACAGGATTTACAGGTTCAGGAATAAACGCTGTTACCCGCAGTGGAACGAATGAGATTGAAGGATCTGTCTATACTTCAACTAGAAGTAACAAGGAAAATTTTGTTGGTACCAAGGCGGGAGAAGTTCGTATTGTTCCAGCACCATTCGATGAAGCGATTTGGGGAGCAAGAATTGGTTTGCCGATCATTAAAAATAAATTGTTCTTTTTTGGAAATTTTGAAACAATTGAAAACACTAGTCCTGCAACTACTTGGACTTCTTCAGGTTCGCCAAATCCAAGTGCTCAGGTATCTAATCCGACATACGATCAAATGCAAACGCTTTCTAATTTTATGCAGGATAAATTCAATTATAGTACAGGACCTTGGGAAAATTTTGATTCAAAACGAGAATCTATAAAATTCCTTGGTAGAATAGATTGGAACATCAATGACAATCACAAACTTAATATTCGCTACGTACATCACGATTCATCATCCGACGTTCCTGTTTCCAATTCCAATTCATTAGGATTTGGTAATAGAACACAACGTGTAGAATCGATGGCATTTAAAAACAGTGGATATACGCTACAAGATAATACAAGATCTTTTGTATTACAATTAGACTCTAAATTATCAGAATCTTGGACCAATAATTTTATTGCTGGTTACGATAAGCAAATAGAGGATAGAGGACTTCAAGGAGGCGGACTATTCCCTACAATTGACATACTTAATGGAACTCCAATTGCTACTGGTGGATTCACTACTGGGAATGCAACCTTTATTTCTGTTGGTTTAGATCCATTTACGCAGGGTAATAAATTAAACTATTCTACACTGCATTTTACTGATAACGTAACTAAAACATACGAAAAACACACCTTGTTATTTGGAGCTAATTACGAACGTTTCAAATCAGAAAATTTATTTTTCCCAGGATCTAATGGAGTGTTTATTTTCAACTCTTTAAATGAGTTTTATAACGCGGCAAATGAATCTTTAGCGGCAAATGGAACTCCGTCAATAGCTACTTTACCAACTAGAACACAATTTAGATATTCTGCATTAGAAGGTGGTGGCGATCCGCTGCAAGTTATGCAATCGGATAAAATTGACCTTTATGTTCAAGATGAATATAAAGTAGCAGACAATTTGAAAGTTGTGGTTGGTTTGCGCGCGACCTCAGTTTCTTTCAAAGATACTGCGCTTGAAAATCCAGCAGTAACTGCAATGACTTTCGCCGATGGTGAAAAGTTTAACACCGGTGACGTTCCAGATACTCAATATTTATTTGAACCTAGAATAGGATTCAATTTAGATGTAAGTGGCGATGCAAAAACACAAGTTCGAGGTGGTACAGGAATATTTACAGGAAGACCTCCTTTTGTATTCTTATCTAACGCTATTGGTAACAATGGAGTTCTCACTGGATTTGTTGATGCTAGTGGTTCAGCACTTTCATCAGGAGGATATGGGTTTACTGCTAGTCCAGCACAATATTTTACTCCTGCAACCCCAACATTACCATCTACTTTTGATTTGGCTTTTACGGATAGTAACTACAAATTTCCACAAGTTTGGAAAACAACTATTGGGGTAGATCAAAAATTACCTTTTGGGTTTATTGGAACCCTTGAAGGGATTTATAGTAAAAACATTAACGAAGTGTTTTATTACAACGCTAATTTTGCTGATCCAGTCGGAACAATTGCAGGTCCAGATAATAGACCATTGTATGCAGGTAATGACAATGGAGTTCGTGTAAACAACAATGTTTCTAACGGAATAGTGCTTTCAAACTCTAATCAAGGGTATTTTTATTCCACTACTGTTAAACTAGAATATCCTTACAAAAAAGGATTATGGGGTTCGATTGCCTATACGCATTCTGGAGCTTATGATTTGATGTCTGCAGGTTCAATAGCCGCTGGTTCTTGGACTGGAGCAAGATCTGTTAATGGAAATAATGATTTAGATTTGAGCATCTCTAATAATAACACTCCTAATAGAGTAGTGGGTATATTAGGGTATAAAATTGAATACGGAAAACAATTTGGTGGAGCTACTTCTATCAACTTGGGATACATCGGGGAGCAAGCAAATCCTTTCAGTTATACCTACAACGGAGATTTGAATGGAGACAGAGTAAATGGAAATGATTTACTTTTTGTGCCTATGAAGGCTACAGATTTAAGGTTCGTACCAATAACACAAACCCTTGGAGGATCAACGTTAGTGCTATATTCTGAAGCTGATCAACAAGCAGCTTTTGAAAAATATATTGAGCAAGATTCCTATTTGAGAGAAAGAAGAGGTCAGTATGTTGAAAGAAACTCAAATGTTTTGCCAATGTTGCACAGACTAGACCTTTCGGTTACACAAGATTTCTACGTAAAAATTGCGGGTAAGAAAAACAGTTTTCAATTTAGAGCCGATATCTTAAACTTTACTAACTTTTTAAATAGAGATTGGGGAATATCGCAACGTGCTACAAATCCTAATATTTTATCAGTTTCTCAAGCTCCAAGCTCAGCAAATAATTTTATTCCTGGTTACCAAATGTCTTTACAAACAGACAATCAAGGGAAAAGATTCCTGACTAGAGATACTTTTGTAAATAACGCATCAGTGTTTGATGTTTGGCAAGCTCAATTTACGTTAAGATATACTTTTGGTAAATAA